The Zobellia alginiliquefaciens genome contains a region encoding:
- a CDS encoding VCBS repeat-containing protein: MQSITKMVFKAPLRTVIFIMTLLISCKSETKEDTAETQKKETLFSMLPAEETGIDFINAVQNQKNFNIFKYRNFYNGGGVAIGDINNDGLADIYLSANMGPNKLYLNKGDFKFEDISEKAGVVGNKPWSTGVVMADINADGFLDIYVSNAGNMEGNNHDNDLYINNGDLTFSEKAKDYNLAETGFSTHASFFDYDKDGDLDAYILNNSNIPVSSLGYAEQRSVRAQDWEGVPHIFRGVGDMLLRNDNGTFTDVSEEAGIYGSLIGFGLGVMVSDINGDLWPDIYVSNDFYERDYLYINQKDGTFTEEIKEWTSHLSLSAMGIDMADINNDGNADIFITDMLPEGDERVKSVMEFEGYNVFRLKQSKDFYQQYIQNTLQLNNGNGSFSEIAYHSGVAKTDWSWAGLLFDMDNDGLRDIFITNGVNHDLTDLDFVDFFANEIIQKMALTGKKESIDSIINKMPIKPQPNYAYRNNGDITFDNAAVDWGFEIPSLSNGAAYGDLDNDGDLDLVVNNVNMQSFIYKNKTNELTDNHFIKLKFVGEGQNPFAVGTSIKMYYDDQVVFQELIPSRGFQSSVDYVMDIGLGATTTVDSLRVIWPDDYTQKLENVSADQLLTLKRSEATEKYSLPKPSKLKTLLTELKNDKLAPHKEDVYQDFDYEGLISKSVSQEGPALAVGDANGDGNEDIFLGGADGQPGVVYIHSGNGKLSKKPLSFDIDFEDTAAAFFDADGDGDQDLVVGSGGNRINQENTYKPRLYLNDGRGNFSKAKDDLPSVFKNISVISPYDFDQDGDIDLFVGSRSVVGTYGIDPDHLFLENQGDGKFVDATERLAYDLKDAGMVTDAIWADIDGDGKQDLVTTSEWGRPNIYKNSGRRLSRLSTNLDSLYGWWNTAEAVDLDDDGDMDLVLGNQGTNVPYEASKEHPMKLWINDYDNNGTLEQITTRGFDGKDYPIHQKKELTGQIVSLKKQSLKASEYAKKTIGELFPKEIFERSIVKEANTMSSVIAINEGGGKFTIKKLPSRVQLSCVCGITCADVNKDGNLDLIMAGNNFEFKPQYSRLDASYGNVLIGDGNLNFKWQDYGTSGFFIKNEVKHLKQFKDKNGKSYLIAAINNSSPKIYALD, translated from the coding sequence ATGCAATCAATAACCAAAATGGTTTTTAAAGCACCTCTTAGGACAGTTATTTTTATAATGACCCTTCTCATTTCGTGTAAAAGCGAAACGAAAGAGGATACTGCTGAAACCCAAAAAAAAGAAACACTATTTAGTATGCTTCCGGCAGAAGAGACAGGCATCGATTTTATCAACGCTGTTCAGAACCAAAAGAATTTCAACATCTTCAAATACCGTAATTTCTATAATGGTGGTGGGGTTGCCATTGGTGATATCAACAATGACGGACTTGCAGACATCTACCTTTCTGCAAATATGGGTCCGAACAAACTATACCTCAATAAAGGTGATTTTAAGTTTGAAGATATTTCCGAGAAGGCAGGAGTTGTAGGGAATAAACCGTGGTCTACAGGTGTTGTCATGGCCGATATTAATGCAGATGGATTCTTGGACATCTACGTGAGCAATGCAGGTAACATGGAAGGCAACAATCATGACAATGACCTCTACATTAATAACGGAGACCTTACCTTTTCTGAAAAAGCAAAAGACTATAACCTTGCCGAAACCGGCTTTTCTACTCATGCATCATTTTTTGATTATGATAAAGATGGCGACCTTGATGCCTATATTTTAAACAACAGCAATATTCCTGTTAGCAGTTTGGGTTATGCAGAACAACGCAGTGTTAGAGCACAGGACTGGGAAGGCGTACCACATATTTTTAGAGGTGTGGGCGATATGCTTTTACGCAATGACAATGGTACATTTACAGATGTAAGTGAGGAAGCTGGCATTTACGGAAGCCTTATTGGCTTTGGTCTTGGCGTTATGGTCAGTGACATTAACGGAGACTTGTGGCCTGATATCTACGTTTCTAATGACTTTTATGAACGAGATTACCTTTACATCAACCAAAAAGATGGCACTTTTACAGAGGAAATAAAAGAGTGGACTTCCCACCTGTCACTTTCCGCAATGGGTATTGACATGGCCGATATTAATAATGACGGTAATGCCGATATTTTTATTACGGACATGCTTCCAGAAGGAGACGAACGTGTAAAATCAGTCATGGAATTTGAAGGCTACAATGTTTTCAGATTAAAACAGAGTAAAGATTTTTATCAGCAGTACATTCAAAATACTTTACAACTCAATAATGGCAATGGTTCTTTTTCTGAAATTGCCTACCACAGTGGCGTAGCAAAAACGGACTGGAGTTGGGCCGGACTTTTATTTGATATGGATAATGACGGTCTTCGGGATATTTTTATCACCAATGGAGTAAACCATGACCTTACGGACCTTGATTTTGTAGATTTCTTTGCCAATGAAATCATTCAAAAAATGGCACTAACGGGTAAAAAAGAATCCATAGATTCCATTATCAATAAAATGCCCATTAAACCGCAACCCAATTATGCATACAGAAACAATGGCGATATAACTTTTGACAACGCCGCAGTTGATTGGGGCTTTGAAATCCCCAGTTTATCGAACGGAGCGGCATACGGAGACCTTGATAATGATGGAGACTTAGACCTTGTTGTGAACAATGTAAACATGCAGTCGTTCATATACAAGAACAAAACCAATGAGCTAACGGACAATCACTTTATAAAATTAAAGTTCGTGGGCGAAGGTCAGAATCCGTTTGCTGTAGGCACAAGCATTAAAATGTATTATGATGACCAGGTGGTTTTTCAAGAATTGATTCCCTCACGTGGTTTTCAATCTTCGGTAGATTATGTAATGGATATTGGTCTAGGTGCAACCACAACCGTAGATTCCCTTCGGGTTATTTGGCCAGATGATTACACCCAGAAACTAGAGAATGTTTCCGCAGACCAGCTTTTAACCTTAAAAAGGTCTGAGGCAACCGAGAAATATAGCCTGCCCAAACCATCCAAACTAAAAACACTGCTCACCGAACTGAAAAACGATAAGCTAGCCCCACACAAAGAAGATGTTTATCAAGACTTTGATTACGAGGGATTAATTTCCAAATCGGTATCACAAGAAGGCCCTGCATTGGCTGTTGGTGATGCAAATGGCGATGGCAATGAAGATATTTTCTTAGGAGGAGCCGATGGGCAGCCCGGAGTAGTATATATCCATTCCGGTAATGGCAAGCTTTCTAAAAAGCCATTAAGCTTTGATATTGACTTTGAGGATACCGCTGCTGCATTTTTTGATGCCGATGGCGATGGCGACCAAGACTTGGTGGTGGGCTCGGGCGGAAATCGCATTAATCAAGAAAACACATATAAACCTAGATTATATCTAAATGACGGAAGAGGGAATTTTAGTAAAGCAAAAGATGACCTCCCTTCTGTCTTTAAAAACATTTCAGTTATTTCTCCCTATGATTTTGACCAAGATGGCGATATTGACCTGTTTGTTGGTTCAAGAAGTGTTGTTGGCACCTACGGCATTGATCCCGATCATCTCTTTTTGGAGAATCAAGGTGATGGAAAATTCGTTGATGCCACGGAGCGATTGGCATACGACCTTAAAGATGCAGGCATGGTAACGGATGCTATTTGGGCCGATATTGATGGGGATGGCAAACAGGATCTTGTTACTACATCCGAATGGGGAAGACCCAATATTTACAAAAATTCAGGTAGGCGCTTAAGCCGACTTTCAACAAACCTTGACAGTCTTTACGGGTGGTGGAACACTGCGGAAGCCGTTGACCTTGATGATGATGGCGATATGGATTTGGTGTTAGGAAATCAAGGTACAAACGTACCCTACGAGGCCTCTAAAGAACATCCCATGAAATTGTGGATCAATGACTATGACAATAACGGAACATTGGAACAGATTACAACCCGAGGGTTTGATGGAAAGGATTATCCTATCCACCAGAAAAAAGAGCTGACAGGGCAAATTGTTTCGTTAAAAAAGCAAAGTTTAAAAGCTTCGGAATATGCCAAAAAAACAATTGGCGAACTTTTCCCTAAAGAAATATTTGAGCGCAGTATTGTTAAAGAAGCCAACACCATGTCTTCCGTAATTGCCATTAATGAAGGTGGTGGTAAATTCACTATTAAAAAATTGCCCTCACGTGTTCAACTTTCATGCGTTTG